The Bicyclus anynana chromosome 4, ilBicAnyn1.1, whole genome shotgun sequence genome window below encodes:
- the LOC112049190 gene encoding apoptosis regulatory protein Siva, with translation MAKRSNPYSDDYIQQSKTHVGRKQFNNNEDRLKKVYEKTLQLLYKGAKKTLQHNLLQCSEVSSTEKKDGVKFKQLFISKDGGLMDSGNLAAGKCIQVKHCACSGVAADQCSYCESALCATCQRACAVCQLLYCCKCSFPGSEGTEICVSCYS, from the exons ATGGCTAAAAGATCTAATCCTTACAGTGATGATTACATTCAGCAAAGCAAAACTCACGTTGGACGTAAGCAATTTAACAACAATGAAGACAGGTTGAAGAAAGTATACG aaaaaacattacaattgTTGTATAAAGGAGCAAAAAAAACTCTCCAACACAATTTGTTACAATGCTCTGAAGTAAGTTCAACTGAGAAGAAAGACGGGGTGAAGTTTAAGCAGCTCTTCATCAGCAAGGATGGTGGACTCATGGATTCTGGAAATTTG GCTGCAGGCAAGTGTATACAGGTGAAACATTGTGCGTGTAGTGGAGTTGCAGCCGACCAGTGCAGCTACTGTGAGAGTGCTCTGTGTGCCACGTGCCAGCGTGCGTGTGCCGTCTGTCAGCTGCTGTACTGCTGCAAGTGCTCATTCCCTGG gtccGAAGGAACAGAAATATGTGTATCGTGTTATAGTTAA